One window from the genome of Oncorhynchus kisutch isolate 150728-3 linkage group LG21, Okis_V2, whole genome shotgun sequence encodes:
- the LOC109866267 gene encoding clathrin coat assembly protein AP180 isoform X7 — protein MSGQTLTDRIAAAQYQLTGSEVSRAVCKATTHEVMAPKKKHLEYLISATNATNVNIPQMADTLFERATNASWIVVFKALVTTHHMCVHGNERFIQYLASRTALFNLSNFIDKTGSNGYDMSTFIRRYGRYLNERAFAYRQMAFDFTKVKKGAEGVMRTMTPEKLLKGMPVLQTQIDTLLEFDVHPKELNNPIINAGFLLLFKDLVKLFASYNDGVINLLEKYFKMKKSDCKEALEIYKRFLTRVTKIGEFMKLAETVGVDKNDIPDINYAPSSILESLETHMNSLEGKKGEGSPTKGSPTNNVSPTSTPAKSAAAVPTLAPPPEEATDSLLDLDPLSSSGPSVGASAAPTSWGDLLGSEMGESMLPDPTLAVEPVPSPAGVTSTPAAAEPGVSLAPPPNAAAAAAPTPGATNMDLLGDAFSTPVPTSDASAEGGAPASTPTPAADAAADPFAPSGGSSDAVGPGLDLFAMMPMENNCFNSGASPSAPSSTITAPITPTTPSIDLLSAMFDSMPDPSFTKADLAPSVDMFGADAFSSPAPLSSAPPMDKGVIMDLFGDSTGGETMPAAPAAASGAELMAGDVLMPSMTPQAGAASSPVKPMGGDLDATMASMASNLGMGSQKPGENTMGGWSTPQGGAVGAGAPMMPMVRPGFGAPATPGAPMGSPGMAGSPRRPPPPKNALDDLNIKDFM, from the exons ATCTGATCTCGGCCACCAATGCGACCAATGTGAACATCCCTCAGATGGCTGACACTCTGTTTGAGAGGGCCACCAACGCCAGCTGGATTGTCGTCTTCAAGGCCCTCGTCACCACACACCATATGTGTGTCCATGGCAATGAG AGGTTCATCCAGTACTTGGCCTCCAGGACCGCTCTGTTCAACCTCAGCAACTTTATAGACAAAACAGGTTCCAACG GCTATGACATGTCTACGTTCATCAGACGTTATGGCCGCTACCTCAATGAGAGGGCCTTCGCCTACCGCCAGATGGCTTTCGACTTCACCAAAGTCAAAAAGGG TGCTGAGGGGGTGATGAGGACAATGACTCCAGAAAAGCTGTTGAAAGGCATGCCTGTCCTGCAGACCCAGATTGACACACTGCTGGAGTTTGAT GTCCATCCCAAGGAGCTGAATAACCCTATCATCAACGCAGGGTTCCTGCTGCTCTTCAAGGATCTGGTCAAGCTGTTTGCCTCCTATAACGATGGGGTCATCAATCTATTAG AGAAATACTTTAAGATGAAGAAGAGCGACTGCAAGGAGGCCTTGGAGATCTATAAGAGGTTCCTGACCAGGGTCACCAAGATCGGAGAGTTCATGAAGCTTGCTGAG ACTGTCGGAGTGGACAAAAATGATATTCCGGACATCAACTAT gcTCCCAGCAGCATCCTGGAGTCTCTGGAGACACACATGAACAGTTTGGAGGGGAAGAAGGG TGAAGG GTCTCCAACAAAG GGCTCCCCTACCAATAACGTGTCCCCGACCTCCACCCCCGCCAAATCTGCAGCCGCCGTGCCCACCCTAGCGCCGCCACCTGAAGAAGCCACCGA TTCTCTCTTAGATCTggaccctctctcctcctctggtcCGTCAGTAGGAGCCTCAGCAGCCCCTACGTCCTGGGGAG ACCTCCTTGGGTCAG AAATGGGCGAGTCCATGCTTCCTGACCCCACCTTAGCTGTAGAACCCGTCCCCTCTCCCGCTGGTGTAACGTCCACTCCTGCAGCTGCGGAGCCAGGAGTCTCTCTGGCTCCTCCCCCTAATGCGGCCGCGGCCGCTGCCCCCACCCCCGGCGCGACGAATATGGATCTGCTGGGAG ATGCATTTTCGACCCCTGTTCCCACCTCTGATGCCTCTGCTGAGGGCGGAGCTCCGGCCTCCACGCCAACCCCAGCCGCCGACGCTGCTGCCG ACCCCTTTGCCCCCTCTGGTGGTAGCTCAGATGCAGTAGGCCCAGGGCTGGACCTGTTTGCCATGATGCCTATGGAGAACAACTGCTTTAACTCAGGGGCATCCCCTTCTGCCCCCTCATCCACCATCACAGCACCTATCACCCCCACCACCCCATCGATAGACCTCTTGAGTG CTATGTTTGATTCCATGCCAGATCCAAGCTTCACCAAAGCAGACCTTGCCCCCAGTGTTGACATGTTTGGAGCAG ATGCCTTCTCCtcccctgcccccctctcctctgcccccccaATGGACAAGGGGGTGATCATGGACCTGTTTGGGG ACTCCACTGGTGGAGAGACCATGCCTGCTGCCCCTGCAGCTGCCTCTGGTGCTGAGCTGATGGCAG GGGATGTGTTGATGCCTTCTATGACACCCCAGGCCGGGGCAGCCTCGTCTCCAGTCAAACCTATGGGAGGAGACCTGGACGCCACCATGGCTAGCATGGCTAGCA atctgGGAATGGGCAGCCAAAAACC GGGGGAGAACACGATGGGAGGCTGGTCAACTCCTCAG ggcGGAGCGGTCGGGGCTGGAGCTCCCATGATGCCCATGGTTAGGCCAGGCTTTGGAGCCCCTGCAACCCCAGGAGCACCG ATGGGATCTCCAGGGATGGCCGGGAGTCCGAGGAGGCCTCCGCCCCCCAAGAATGCCCTGGATGACCTCAACATCAAGGACTTCATGTAA
- the LOC109866267 gene encoding clathrin coat assembly protein AP180 isoform X5, which translates to MSGQTLTDRIAAAQYQLTGSEVSRAVCKATTHEVMAPKKKHLEYLISATNATNVNIPQMADTLFERATNASWIVVFKALVTTHHMCVHGNERFIQYLASRTALFNLSNFIDKTGSNGYDMSTFIRRYGRYLNERAFAYRQMAFDFTKVKKGAEGVMRTMTPEKLLKGMPVLQTQIDTLLEFDVHPKELNNPIINAGFLLLFKDLVKLFASYNDGVINLLEKYFKMKKSDCKEALEIYKRFLTRVTKIGEFMKLAETVGVDKNDIPDINYAPSSILESLETHMNSLEGKKGEGSPTKGSPTNNVSPTSTPAKSAAAVPTLAPPPEEATDSLLDLDPLSSSGPSVGASAAPTSWGDLLGSEMGESMLPDPTLAVEPVPSPAGVTSTPAAAEPGVSLAPPPNAAAAAAPTPGATNMDLLGDAFSTPVPTSDASAEGGAPASTPTPAADAAADPFAPSGGSSDAVGPGLDLFAMMPMENNCFNSGASPSAPSSTITAPITPTTPSIDLLSDAFSSPAPLSSAPPMDKGVIMDLFGDSTGGETMPAAPAAASGAELMAAFDGLGDVLMPSMTPQAGAASSPVKPMGGDLDATMASMASNLGMGSQKPGENTMGGWSTPQVAPPSWGAPMNVPMGSPSFMGSNQGFSMGGAVGAGAPMMPMVRPGFGAPATPGAPMGSPGMAGSPRRPPPPKNALDDLNIKDFM; encoded by the exons ATCTGATCTCGGCCACCAATGCGACCAATGTGAACATCCCTCAGATGGCTGACACTCTGTTTGAGAGGGCCACCAACGCCAGCTGGATTGTCGTCTTCAAGGCCCTCGTCACCACACACCATATGTGTGTCCATGGCAATGAG AGGTTCATCCAGTACTTGGCCTCCAGGACCGCTCTGTTCAACCTCAGCAACTTTATAGACAAAACAGGTTCCAACG GCTATGACATGTCTACGTTCATCAGACGTTATGGCCGCTACCTCAATGAGAGGGCCTTCGCCTACCGCCAGATGGCTTTCGACTTCACCAAAGTCAAAAAGGG TGCTGAGGGGGTGATGAGGACAATGACTCCAGAAAAGCTGTTGAAAGGCATGCCTGTCCTGCAGACCCAGATTGACACACTGCTGGAGTTTGAT GTCCATCCCAAGGAGCTGAATAACCCTATCATCAACGCAGGGTTCCTGCTGCTCTTCAAGGATCTGGTCAAGCTGTTTGCCTCCTATAACGATGGGGTCATCAATCTATTAG AGAAATACTTTAAGATGAAGAAGAGCGACTGCAAGGAGGCCTTGGAGATCTATAAGAGGTTCCTGACCAGGGTCACCAAGATCGGAGAGTTCATGAAGCTTGCTGAG ACTGTCGGAGTGGACAAAAATGATATTCCGGACATCAACTAT gcTCCCAGCAGCATCCTGGAGTCTCTGGAGACACACATGAACAGTTTGGAGGGGAAGAAGGG TGAAGG GTCTCCAACAAAG GGCTCCCCTACCAATAACGTGTCCCCGACCTCCACCCCCGCCAAATCTGCAGCCGCCGTGCCCACCCTAGCGCCGCCACCTGAAGAAGCCACCGA TTCTCTCTTAGATCTggaccctctctcctcctctggtcCGTCAGTAGGAGCCTCAGCAGCCCCTACGTCCTGGGGAG ACCTCCTTGGGTCAG AAATGGGCGAGTCCATGCTTCCTGACCCCACCTTAGCTGTAGAACCCGTCCCCTCTCCCGCTGGTGTAACGTCCACTCCTGCAGCTGCGGAGCCAGGAGTCTCTCTGGCTCCTCCCCCTAATGCGGCCGCGGCCGCTGCCCCCACCCCCGGCGCGACGAATATGGATCTGCTGGGAG ATGCATTTTCGACCCCTGTTCCCACCTCTGATGCCTCTGCTGAGGGCGGAGCTCCGGCCTCCACGCCAACCCCAGCCGCCGACGCTGCTGCCG ACCCCTTTGCCCCCTCTGGTGGTAGCTCAGATGCAGTAGGCCCAGGGCTGGACCTGTTTGCCATGATGCCTATGGAGAACAACTGCTTTAACTCAGGGGCATCCCCTTCTGCCCCCTCATCCACCATCACAGCACCTATCACCCCCACCACCCCATCGATAGACCTCTTGAGTG ATGCCTTCTCCtcccctgcccccctctcctctgcccccccaATGGACAAGGGGGTGATCATGGACCTGTTTGGGG ACTCCACTGGTGGAGAGACCATGCCTGCTGCCCCTGCAGCTGCCTCTGGTGCTGAGCTGATGGCAG CGTTTGATGGTCTAGGGGATGTGTTGATGCCTTCTATGACACCCCAGGCCGGGGCAGCCTCGTCTCCAGTCAAACCTATGGGAGGAGACCTGGACGCCACCATGGCTAGCATGGCTAGCA atctgGGAATGGGCAGCCAAAAACC GGGGGAGAACACGATGGGAGGCTGGTCAACTCCTCAGGTAGCTCCTCCCAGTTGGGGCGCTCCCATG AACGTTCCAATGGGGTCCCCTTCTTTTATGGGGTCTAACCAAGGATTCAGCATG ggcGGAGCGGTCGGGGCTGGAGCTCCCATGATGCCCATGGTTAGGCCAGGCTTTGGAGCCCCTGCAACCCCAGGAGCACCG ATGGGATCTCCAGGGATGGCCGGGAGTCCGAGGAGGCCTCCGCCCCCCAAGAATGCCCTGGATGACCTCAACATCAAGGACTTCATGTAA
- the LOC109866267 gene encoding clathrin coat assembly protein AP180 isoform X1 yields the protein MSGQTLTDRIAAAQYQLTGSEVSRAVCKATTHEVMAPKKKHLEYLISATNATNVNIPQMADTLFERATNASWIVVFKALVTTHHMCVHGNERFIQYLASRTALFNLSNFIDKTGSNGYDMSTFIRRYGRYLNERAFAYRQMAFDFTKVKKGAEGVMRTMTPEKLLKGMPVLQTQIDTLLEFDVHPKELNNPIINAGFLLLFKDLVKLFASYNDGVINLLEKYFKMKKSDCKEALEIYKRFLTRVTKIGEFMKLAETVGVDKNDIPDINYAPSSILESLETHMNSLEGKKGEGSPTKGSPTNNVSPTSTPAKSAAAVPTLAPPPEEATDSLLDLDPLSSSGPSVGASAAPTSWGDLLGSEMGESMLPDPTLAVEPVPSPAGVTSTPAAAEPGVSLAPPPNAAAAAAPTPGATNMDLLGDAFSTPVPTSDASAEGGAPASTPTPAADAAADPFAPSGGSSDAVGPGLDLFAMMPMENNCFNSGASPSAPSSTITAPITPTTPSIDLLSAMFDSMPDPSFTKADLAPSVDMFGADAFSSPAPLSSAPPMDKGVIMDLFGDSTGGETMPAAPAAASGAELMAAFDGLGDVLMPSMTPQAGAASSPVKPMGGDLDATMASMASNLGMGSQKPGENTMGGWSTPQVAPPSWGAPMNVPMGSPSFMGSNQGFSMGGAVGAGAPMMPMVRPGFGAPATPGAPMGSPGMAGSPRRPPPPKNALDDLNIKDFM from the exons ATCTGATCTCGGCCACCAATGCGACCAATGTGAACATCCCTCAGATGGCTGACACTCTGTTTGAGAGGGCCACCAACGCCAGCTGGATTGTCGTCTTCAAGGCCCTCGTCACCACACACCATATGTGTGTCCATGGCAATGAG AGGTTCATCCAGTACTTGGCCTCCAGGACCGCTCTGTTCAACCTCAGCAACTTTATAGACAAAACAGGTTCCAACG GCTATGACATGTCTACGTTCATCAGACGTTATGGCCGCTACCTCAATGAGAGGGCCTTCGCCTACCGCCAGATGGCTTTCGACTTCACCAAAGTCAAAAAGGG TGCTGAGGGGGTGATGAGGACAATGACTCCAGAAAAGCTGTTGAAAGGCATGCCTGTCCTGCAGACCCAGATTGACACACTGCTGGAGTTTGAT GTCCATCCCAAGGAGCTGAATAACCCTATCATCAACGCAGGGTTCCTGCTGCTCTTCAAGGATCTGGTCAAGCTGTTTGCCTCCTATAACGATGGGGTCATCAATCTATTAG AGAAATACTTTAAGATGAAGAAGAGCGACTGCAAGGAGGCCTTGGAGATCTATAAGAGGTTCCTGACCAGGGTCACCAAGATCGGAGAGTTCATGAAGCTTGCTGAG ACTGTCGGAGTGGACAAAAATGATATTCCGGACATCAACTAT gcTCCCAGCAGCATCCTGGAGTCTCTGGAGACACACATGAACAGTTTGGAGGGGAAGAAGGG TGAAGG GTCTCCAACAAAG GGCTCCCCTACCAATAACGTGTCCCCGACCTCCACCCCCGCCAAATCTGCAGCCGCCGTGCCCACCCTAGCGCCGCCACCTGAAGAAGCCACCGA TTCTCTCTTAGATCTggaccctctctcctcctctggtcCGTCAGTAGGAGCCTCAGCAGCCCCTACGTCCTGGGGAG ACCTCCTTGGGTCAG AAATGGGCGAGTCCATGCTTCCTGACCCCACCTTAGCTGTAGAACCCGTCCCCTCTCCCGCTGGTGTAACGTCCACTCCTGCAGCTGCGGAGCCAGGAGTCTCTCTGGCTCCTCCCCCTAATGCGGCCGCGGCCGCTGCCCCCACCCCCGGCGCGACGAATATGGATCTGCTGGGAG ATGCATTTTCGACCCCTGTTCCCACCTCTGATGCCTCTGCTGAGGGCGGAGCTCCGGCCTCCACGCCAACCCCAGCCGCCGACGCTGCTGCCG ACCCCTTTGCCCCCTCTGGTGGTAGCTCAGATGCAGTAGGCCCAGGGCTGGACCTGTTTGCCATGATGCCTATGGAGAACAACTGCTTTAACTCAGGGGCATCCCCTTCTGCCCCCTCATCCACCATCACAGCACCTATCACCCCCACCACCCCATCGATAGACCTCTTGAGTG CTATGTTTGATTCCATGCCAGATCCAAGCTTCACCAAAGCAGACCTTGCCCCCAGTGTTGACATGTTTGGAGCAG ATGCCTTCTCCtcccctgcccccctctcctctgcccccccaATGGACAAGGGGGTGATCATGGACCTGTTTGGGG ACTCCACTGGTGGAGAGACCATGCCTGCTGCCCCTGCAGCTGCCTCTGGTGCTGAGCTGATGGCAG CGTTTGATGGTCTAGGGGATGTGTTGATGCCTTCTATGACACCCCAGGCCGGGGCAGCCTCGTCTCCAGTCAAACCTATGGGAGGAGACCTGGACGCCACCATGGCTAGCATGGCTAGCA atctgGGAATGGGCAGCCAAAAACC GGGGGAGAACACGATGGGAGGCTGGTCAACTCCTCAGGTAGCTCCTCCCAGTTGGGGCGCTCCCATG AACGTTCCAATGGGGTCCCCTTCTTTTATGGGGTCTAACCAAGGATTCAGCATG ggcGGAGCGGTCGGGGCTGGAGCTCCCATGATGCCCATGGTTAGGCCAGGCTTTGGAGCCCCTGCAACCCCAGGAGCACCG ATGGGATCTCCAGGGATGGCCGGGAGTCCGAGGAGGCCTCCGCCCCCCAAGAATGCCCTGGATGACCTCAACATCAAGGACTTCATGTAA
- the LOC109866267 gene encoding clathrin coat assembly protein AP180 isoform X6 gives MSGQTLTDRIAAAQYQLTGSEVSRAVCKATTHEVMAPKKKHLEYLISATNATNVNIPQMADTLFERATNASWIVVFKALVTTHHMCVHGNERFIQYLASRTALFNLSNFIDKTGSNGYDMSTFIRRYGRYLNERAFAYRQMAFDFTKVKKGAEGVMRTMTPEKLLKGMPVLQTQIDTLLEFDVHPKELNNPIINAGFLLLFKDLVKLFASYNDGVINLLEKYFKMKKSDCKEALEIYKRFLTRVTKIGEFMKLAETVGVDKNDIPDINYAPSSILESLETHMNSLEGKKGEGSPTKGSPTNNVSPTSTPAKSAAAVPTLAPPPEEATDSLLDLDPLSSSGPSVGASAAPTSWGDLLGSEMGESMLPDPTLAVEPVPSPAGVTSTPAAAEPGVSLAPPPNAAAAAAPTPGATNMDLLGDAFSTPVPTSDASAEGGAPASTPTPAADAAADPFAPSGGSSDAVGPGLDLFAMMPMENNCFNSGASPSAPSSTITAPITPTTPSIDLLSAMFDSMPDPSFTKADLAPSVDMFGADAFSSPAPLSSAPPMDKGVIMDLFGDSTGGETMPAAPAAASGAELMAAFDGLGDVLMPSMTPQAGAASSPVKPMGGDLDATMASMASNLGMGSQKPGENTMGGWSTPQGGAVGAGAPMMPMVRPGFGAPATPGAPMGSPGMAGSPRRPPPPKNALDDLNIKDFM, from the exons ATCTGATCTCGGCCACCAATGCGACCAATGTGAACATCCCTCAGATGGCTGACACTCTGTTTGAGAGGGCCACCAACGCCAGCTGGATTGTCGTCTTCAAGGCCCTCGTCACCACACACCATATGTGTGTCCATGGCAATGAG AGGTTCATCCAGTACTTGGCCTCCAGGACCGCTCTGTTCAACCTCAGCAACTTTATAGACAAAACAGGTTCCAACG GCTATGACATGTCTACGTTCATCAGACGTTATGGCCGCTACCTCAATGAGAGGGCCTTCGCCTACCGCCAGATGGCTTTCGACTTCACCAAAGTCAAAAAGGG TGCTGAGGGGGTGATGAGGACAATGACTCCAGAAAAGCTGTTGAAAGGCATGCCTGTCCTGCAGACCCAGATTGACACACTGCTGGAGTTTGAT GTCCATCCCAAGGAGCTGAATAACCCTATCATCAACGCAGGGTTCCTGCTGCTCTTCAAGGATCTGGTCAAGCTGTTTGCCTCCTATAACGATGGGGTCATCAATCTATTAG AGAAATACTTTAAGATGAAGAAGAGCGACTGCAAGGAGGCCTTGGAGATCTATAAGAGGTTCCTGACCAGGGTCACCAAGATCGGAGAGTTCATGAAGCTTGCTGAG ACTGTCGGAGTGGACAAAAATGATATTCCGGACATCAACTAT gcTCCCAGCAGCATCCTGGAGTCTCTGGAGACACACATGAACAGTTTGGAGGGGAAGAAGGG TGAAGG GTCTCCAACAAAG GGCTCCCCTACCAATAACGTGTCCCCGACCTCCACCCCCGCCAAATCTGCAGCCGCCGTGCCCACCCTAGCGCCGCCACCTGAAGAAGCCACCGA TTCTCTCTTAGATCTggaccctctctcctcctctggtcCGTCAGTAGGAGCCTCAGCAGCCCCTACGTCCTGGGGAG ACCTCCTTGGGTCAG AAATGGGCGAGTCCATGCTTCCTGACCCCACCTTAGCTGTAGAACCCGTCCCCTCTCCCGCTGGTGTAACGTCCACTCCTGCAGCTGCGGAGCCAGGAGTCTCTCTGGCTCCTCCCCCTAATGCGGCCGCGGCCGCTGCCCCCACCCCCGGCGCGACGAATATGGATCTGCTGGGAG ATGCATTTTCGACCCCTGTTCCCACCTCTGATGCCTCTGCTGAGGGCGGAGCTCCGGCCTCCACGCCAACCCCAGCCGCCGACGCTGCTGCCG ACCCCTTTGCCCCCTCTGGTGGTAGCTCAGATGCAGTAGGCCCAGGGCTGGACCTGTTTGCCATGATGCCTATGGAGAACAACTGCTTTAACTCAGGGGCATCCCCTTCTGCCCCCTCATCCACCATCACAGCACCTATCACCCCCACCACCCCATCGATAGACCTCTTGAGTG CTATGTTTGATTCCATGCCAGATCCAAGCTTCACCAAAGCAGACCTTGCCCCCAGTGTTGACATGTTTGGAGCAG ATGCCTTCTCCtcccctgcccccctctcctctgcccccccaATGGACAAGGGGGTGATCATGGACCTGTTTGGGG ACTCCACTGGTGGAGAGACCATGCCTGCTGCCCCTGCAGCTGCCTCTGGTGCTGAGCTGATGGCAG CGTTTGATGGTCTAGGGGATGTGTTGATGCCTTCTATGACACCCCAGGCCGGGGCAGCCTCGTCTCCAGTCAAACCTATGGGAGGAGACCTGGACGCCACCATGGCTAGCATGGCTAGCA atctgGGAATGGGCAGCCAAAAACC GGGGGAGAACACGATGGGAGGCTGGTCAACTCCTCAG ggcGGAGCGGTCGGGGCTGGAGCTCCCATGATGCCCATGGTTAGGCCAGGCTTTGGAGCCCCTGCAACCCCAGGAGCACCG ATGGGATCTCCAGGGATGGCCGGGAGTCCGAGGAGGCCTCCGCCCCCCAAGAATGCCCTGGATGACCTCAACATCAAGGACTTCATGTAA
- the LOC109866267 gene encoding clathrin coat assembly protein AP180 isoform X2 has protein sequence MSGQTLTDRIAAAQYQLTGSEVSRAVCKATTHEVMAPKKKHLEYLISATNATNVNIPQMADTLFERATNASWIVVFKALVTTHHMCVHGNERFIQYLASRTALFNLSNFIDKTGSNGYDMSTFIRRYGRYLNERAFAYRQMAFDFTKVKKGAEGVMRTMTPEKLLKGMPVLQTQIDTLLEFDVHPKELNNPIINAGFLLLFKDLVKLFASYNDGVINLLEKYFKMKKSDCKEALEIYKRFLTRVTKIGEFMKLAETVGVDKNDIPDINYAPSSILESLETHMNSLEGKKGEGSPTKGSPTNNVSPTSTPAKSAAAVPTLAPPPEEATDSLLDLDPLSSSGPSVGASAAPTSWGDLLGSEMGESMLPDPTLAVEPVPSPAGVTSTPAAAEPGVSLAPPPNAAAAAAPTPGATNMDLLGDAFSTPVPTSDASAEGGAPASTPTPAADAAADPFAPSGGSSDAVGPGLDLFAMMPMENNCFNSGASPSAPSSTITAPITPTTPSIDLLSAMFDSMPDPSFTKADLAPSVDMFGADAFSSPAPLSSAPPMDKGVIMDLFGDSTGGETMPAAPAAASGAELMAGDVLMPSMTPQAGAASSPVKPMGGDLDATMASMASNLGMGSQKPGENTMGGWSTPQVAPPSWGAPMNVPMGSPSFMGSNQGFSMGGAVGAGAPMMPMVRPGFGAPATPGAPMGSPGMAGSPRRPPPPKNALDDLNIKDFM, from the exons ATCTGATCTCGGCCACCAATGCGACCAATGTGAACATCCCTCAGATGGCTGACACTCTGTTTGAGAGGGCCACCAACGCCAGCTGGATTGTCGTCTTCAAGGCCCTCGTCACCACACACCATATGTGTGTCCATGGCAATGAG AGGTTCATCCAGTACTTGGCCTCCAGGACCGCTCTGTTCAACCTCAGCAACTTTATAGACAAAACAGGTTCCAACG GCTATGACATGTCTACGTTCATCAGACGTTATGGCCGCTACCTCAATGAGAGGGCCTTCGCCTACCGCCAGATGGCTTTCGACTTCACCAAAGTCAAAAAGGG TGCTGAGGGGGTGATGAGGACAATGACTCCAGAAAAGCTGTTGAAAGGCATGCCTGTCCTGCAGACCCAGATTGACACACTGCTGGAGTTTGAT GTCCATCCCAAGGAGCTGAATAACCCTATCATCAACGCAGGGTTCCTGCTGCTCTTCAAGGATCTGGTCAAGCTGTTTGCCTCCTATAACGATGGGGTCATCAATCTATTAG AGAAATACTTTAAGATGAAGAAGAGCGACTGCAAGGAGGCCTTGGAGATCTATAAGAGGTTCCTGACCAGGGTCACCAAGATCGGAGAGTTCATGAAGCTTGCTGAG ACTGTCGGAGTGGACAAAAATGATATTCCGGACATCAACTAT gcTCCCAGCAGCATCCTGGAGTCTCTGGAGACACACATGAACAGTTTGGAGGGGAAGAAGGG TGAAGG GTCTCCAACAAAG GGCTCCCCTACCAATAACGTGTCCCCGACCTCCACCCCCGCCAAATCTGCAGCCGCCGTGCCCACCCTAGCGCCGCCACCTGAAGAAGCCACCGA TTCTCTCTTAGATCTggaccctctctcctcctctggtcCGTCAGTAGGAGCCTCAGCAGCCCCTACGTCCTGGGGAG ACCTCCTTGGGTCAG AAATGGGCGAGTCCATGCTTCCTGACCCCACCTTAGCTGTAGAACCCGTCCCCTCTCCCGCTGGTGTAACGTCCACTCCTGCAGCTGCGGAGCCAGGAGTCTCTCTGGCTCCTCCCCCTAATGCGGCCGCGGCCGCTGCCCCCACCCCCGGCGCGACGAATATGGATCTGCTGGGAG ATGCATTTTCGACCCCTGTTCCCACCTCTGATGCCTCTGCTGAGGGCGGAGCTCCGGCCTCCACGCCAACCCCAGCCGCCGACGCTGCTGCCG ACCCCTTTGCCCCCTCTGGTGGTAGCTCAGATGCAGTAGGCCCAGGGCTGGACCTGTTTGCCATGATGCCTATGGAGAACAACTGCTTTAACTCAGGGGCATCCCCTTCTGCCCCCTCATCCACCATCACAGCACCTATCACCCCCACCACCCCATCGATAGACCTCTTGAGTG CTATGTTTGATTCCATGCCAGATCCAAGCTTCACCAAAGCAGACCTTGCCCCCAGTGTTGACATGTTTGGAGCAG ATGCCTTCTCCtcccctgcccccctctcctctgcccccccaATGGACAAGGGGGTGATCATGGACCTGTTTGGGG ACTCCACTGGTGGAGAGACCATGCCTGCTGCCCCTGCAGCTGCCTCTGGTGCTGAGCTGATGGCAG GGGATGTGTTGATGCCTTCTATGACACCCCAGGCCGGGGCAGCCTCGTCTCCAGTCAAACCTATGGGAGGAGACCTGGACGCCACCATGGCTAGCATGGCTAGCA atctgGGAATGGGCAGCCAAAAACC GGGGGAGAACACGATGGGAGGCTGGTCAACTCCTCAGGTAGCTCCTCCCAGTTGGGGCGCTCCCATG AACGTTCCAATGGGGTCCCCTTCTTTTATGGGGTCTAACCAAGGATTCAGCATG ggcGGAGCGGTCGGGGCTGGAGCTCCCATGATGCCCATGGTTAGGCCAGGCTTTGGAGCCCCTGCAACCCCAGGAGCACCG ATGGGATCTCCAGGGATGGCCGGGAGTCCGAGGAGGCCTCCGCCCCCCAAGAATGCCCTGGATGACCTCAACATCAAGGACTTCATGTAA